Proteins encoded by one window of Pseudomonas sp. PSKL.D1:
- a CDS encoding outer membrane protein OmpK, whose product MKRITTSLLLGSSLLATLPTHAGEWLLWHGESLTYLYGKDFKVNPDIQQTITFEHANKWKYGDTFMFVDKIFYNGKPDASKGVTTYYGEFSPRLSFGKIFDRKLAFGPVKDVLLAMTYERGEGDNEAYLIGPGFDLDIPGFNYFTLNFYMRQTEGDRPGDDVWQITPGWSYTIPVGRSDILIDGYMDWVPDNDQNSRGTYHANLHFNPQVKYDLGKALNLGAKQLYVGFEYSYWKDKYGIDSRGNLETNQSVASALIKVHF is encoded by the coding sequence ATGAAGCGCATCACCACGTCCCTGCTGCTGGGCAGCAGCCTGCTGGCCACCCTCCCCACCCACGCCGGCGAATGGCTGTTGTGGCACGGCGAAAGCCTGACGTACCTGTATGGCAAGGACTTCAAGGTCAACCCTGATATCCAGCAAACCATCACTTTCGAGCACGCCAACAAATGGAAGTACGGCGACACCTTCATGTTCGTCGACAAGATCTTCTACAACGGCAAGCCCGACGCCAGCAAAGGCGTCACCACCTACTACGGCGAATTCAGCCCGCGCCTTTCCTTCGGCAAGATCTTCGACCGCAAGCTGGCCTTCGGCCCGGTCAAGGACGTGCTGCTGGCCATGACCTACGAACGCGGCGAAGGCGACAACGAGGCTTACCTGATCGGCCCCGGCTTCGACCTCGACATCCCCGGCTTCAACTACTTCACCCTGAACTTCTACATGCGCCAGACCGAAGGCGATCGCCCCGGTGACGATGTGTGGCAGATCACCCCCGGCTGGTCCTACACCATTCCGGTCGGCCGCTCGGACATTCTGATCGACGGTTACATGGACTGGGTCCCCGACAACGACCAGAACAGCCGCGGCACCTACCACGCCAACCTGCATTTCAACCCGCAGGTGAAATACGACCTGGGCAAAGCCCTGAACCTGGGCGCCAAACAGCTCTACGTGGGCTTTGAGTACAGCTACTGGAAGGACAAATACGGCATCGACAGCCGCGGCAACCTGGAGACAAACCAGAGCGTTGCCAGCGCGCTGATCAAGGTGCACTTCTGA
- a CDS encoding nucleobase:cation symporter-2 family protein, which produces MSESRKAYIPVAPPRQPLPLFQLILVGLQHVLLMYGGAIAVPLIIGQAAGLSREEVAFLINADLLVAGVATIIQSFGIGPVGIRMPVMMGASFAAVGSMVAMAGMPGVGLQGIFGATIAAGFFGMLIAPFMSKVVRFFPPLVTGTVITSIGLSLFPVAVNWAGGGHEAETFGSPIYLLVAGLVLAVILLINRFMRGFWVNVSVLVGMGLGYILAGSIGMVDLSGLNEAPWLQVVTPLHFGMPTFHLAPILSMCLVVVIIFVESTGMFLALGKVTDREVTPGMLRRGLLCDAGASFIAGFFNTFTHSSFAQNIGLVQMTGVRCRYVTVMAGGLLIMLSLLPKAAYLIASIPPAVLGGASIAMFGMVTATGIKILQEADISDRRNQLLVAVSVGFGLIPVMRPEFFAQMPQWMEPITHSGIAMATISALVLNVLFNILGGAERAAHNNACHEH; this is translated from the coding sequence ATGTCCGAGTCCCGCAAGGCGTACATCCCGGTGGCGCCGCCGCGACAGCCTTTGCCCCTGTTCCAACTGATCCTGGTTGGCCTGCAACACGTTCTGCTGATGTACGGCGGCGCCATCGCCGTGCCGCTGATCATTGGCCAGGCCGCTGGATTGTCCCGTGAAGAAGTAGCCTTCCTGATCAACGCCGACCTGCTGGTCGCTGGCGTCGCCACCATCATCCAGTCGTTCGGTATCGGCCCGGTGGGCATCCGCATGCCGGTAATGATGGGCGCCAGTTTCGCTGCCGTCGGCAGCATGGTGGCCATGGCCGGCATGCCCGGTGTAGGCCTGCAAGGCATCTTTGGTGCGACCATCGCCGCCGGTTTCTTCGGCATGTTGATCGCGCCGTTCATGTCCAAGGTCGTACGTTTCTTCCCGCCGCTGGTCACCGGCACGGTGATCACGTCCATTGGCCTGTCGCTGTTCCCGGTGGCGGTCAACTGGGCCGGTGGCGGCCATGAAGCAGAAACCTTCGGCTCGCCGATCTACCTGCTGGTGGCCGGCCTGGTGCTGGCGGTCATTCTGCTGATCAACCGTTTCATGCGTGGCTTCTGGGTCAACGTGTCGGTACTGGTGGGCATGGGCCTGGGTTACATCCTGGCCGGCTCCATCGGCATGGTCGATTTGTCTGGCCTGAACGAGGCGCCGTGGTTGCAAGTGGTCACCCCGCTGCACTTCGGCATGCCAACATTCCACCTGGCGCCGATCCTGTCGATGTGCCTGGTGGTGGTGATCATCTTCGTCGAGTCCACGGGCATGTTCCTGGCCCTGGGCAAGGTGACCGATCGTGAAGTAACGCCCGGCATGCTGCGTCGCGGCCTGCTGTGCGATGCCGGTGCGTCGTTCATTGCCGGCTTCTTCAACACCTTCACCCACTCCTCGTTCGCCCAGAACATCGGCCTGGTGCAGATGACTGGCGTGCGCTGCCGTTATGTCACGGTGATGGCCGGTGGTTTGCTGATCATGCTCAGCCTGCTGCCCAAAGCCGCCTACCTGATTGCCTCGATCCCGCCTGCGGTACTGGGCGGCGCGTCCATTGCCATGTTCGGCATGGTCACCGCCACCGGGATCAAGATTCTTCAGGAAGCCGACATCAGCGACCGCCGCAACCAGCTGCTGGTGGCGGTGAGCGTGGGCTTTGGCCTCATCCCGGTAATGCGCCCCGAGTTCTTCGCGCAAATGCCTCAGTGGATGGAGCCGATCACCCACAGCGGCATCGCCATGGCCACGATCAGCGCGTTGGTCCTCAACGTGCTGTTCAACATCCTCGGTGGTGCCGAGCGCGCGGCGCACAACAACGCCTGCCACGAGCATTGA
- a CDS encoding urate hydroxylase PuuD → MEAHLHEWLNLSIRWVHMITGVAWIGASFYFVWLENNLNRSNPRDGLSGDLWAIHGGGIYHLEKYKLAPPKMPENLHWFKWEAYFTWMSGIALLCVVFYWNPTLYLLAPGSTLSGAEGVAIGIGSLVAGWFIYDLLCDSPLGKRPALLGGVLFVLIIAACWGFSLVFSGRGAYLHTGAIIGTIMVGNVFRIIMPAQRQLVAAIESNTTPDPRLPAKGLLRSRHNNYFTLPVLFIMISNHFPSTYGSQYNWLILAGIAVAAVLIRHYFNTRHDSAKYAWTLPVGALAMICLAYVTGPKPLAVSPEQAAAKIEYQPLPATAVGGKTAAELRAEEAAKPAEAPAAAPAQAAAQAGGDAFDKIHNVIQERCTVCHSSKPTSPLFSAAPAGVMFDTPQQIQAQAARIQAQAVASQIMPLGNITQMTVEERKLVGDWIAKGAPVN, encoded by the coding sequence GTGGAAGCACACCTTCACGAATGGCTGAACCTGAGCATTCGCTGGGTTCACATGATCACCGGTGTCGCCTGGATCGGTGCATCGTTCTACTTCGTCTGGCTGGAAAACAACCTGAACCGGAGCAATCCGCGTGACGGGCTGTCGGGTGACCTTTGGGCCATCCACGGCGGTGGTATCTACCACCTTGAGAAGTACAAGCTGGCGCCGCCGAAAATGCCCGAGAACCTGCACTGGTTCAAATGGGAAGCCTACTTCACCTGGATGTCCGGGATCGCCTTGCTGTGCGTGGTGTTCTACTGGAACCCGACCCTGTACCTGCTGGCCCCTGGCAGCACCCTGAGCGGTGCCGAAGGCGTGGCCATCGGTATCGGCTCGCTGGTAGCCGGCTGGTTCATCTACGACCTGCTCTGCGACTCGCCATTGGGCAAGCGCCCGGCGCTGCTTGGCGGCGTGCTGTTTGTGCTGATCATCGCCGCTTGCTGGGGCTTCAGCCTGGTGTTCAGCGGCCGCGGTGCGTACCTGCACACCGGCGCGATCATCGGCACCATCATGGTCGGTAACGTGTTCCGCATCATCATGCCGGCCCAGCGCCAGCTGGTGGCCGCGATCGAGAGCAACACCACCCCCGACCCACGCCTGCCGGCCAAAGGCCTGCTGCGTTCGCGCCACAACAACTACTTCACCCTGCCGGTGCTGTTCATCATGATCAGCAACCACTTCCCGAGCACCTACGGTAGCCAGTACAACTGGCTGATCCTGGCCGGCATTGCAGTGGCAGCGGTATTGATCCGCCACTACTTCAACACCCGCCACGATAGCGCCAAGTACGCCTGGACCCTGCCGGTCGGCGCGCTGGCGATGATCTGCCTGGCTTACGTCACCGGCCCTAAACCGCTGGCCGTATCGCCCGAGCAAGCTGCCGCGAAGATCGAGTACCAGCCGCTGCCTGCCACTGCAGTGGGCGGCAAGACCGCTGCCGAGCTGCGTGCCGAAGAAGCCGCCAAACCTGCTGAAGCACCTGCCGCGGCTCCTGCCCAGGCTGCCGCCCAGGCTGGTGGCGATGCGTTCGACAAGATCCACAACGTCATCCAGGAACGCTGCACCGTGTGCCACTCGTCCAAACCGACCAGCCCACTGTTCAGCGCCGCCCCTGCCGGCGTGATGTTCGACACCCCGCAGCAGATCCAGGCCCAGGCCGCGCGCATCCAGGCGCAAGCGGTCGCCAGCCAGATCATGCCGCTGGGCAACATCACCCAGATGACCGTCGAAGAGCGCAAGCTCGTCGGCGACTGGATCGCCAAAGGCGCCCCGGTGAACTGA
- a CDS encoding ureidoglycolate lyase, giving the protein MRTLMIEPLTKEAFAPFGDVIETDGSDHFMINNGSTMRFHKLATVETAEPEDKAIISIFRADALDMPLTVRMLERHPLGSQAFIPLLGNPFLIVVAPVGDAPVSGLVRAFRSNGRQGVNYHRGVWHHPVLTIEKRDDFLVVDRSGSGNNCDEHYFTEEQMLILNPHQ; this is encoded by the coding sequence ATGCGCACCCTGATGATCGAGCCCCTGACCAAAGAAGCCTTCGCCCCCTTCGGTGACGTGATCGAAACCGACGGCAGCGACCACTTCATGATCAACAACGGCTCGACCATGCGCTTTCACAAGCTCGCCACGGTGGAAACCGCCGAGCCTGAAGACAAGGCGATCATCAGCATCTTCCGCGCCGACGCGCTGGACATGCCGCTGACCGTGCGCATGCTGGAGCGCCATCCGCTGGGCAGCCAGGCTTTCATCCCGCTGCTCGGCAACCCCTTTCTGATCGTGGTCGCGCCCGTTGGCGATGCACCTGTATCAGGCTTGGTCCGTGCCTTCCGCAGTAATGGCAGGCAGGGCGTTAATTACCATCGCGGCGTTTGGCACCACCCGGTGCTGACGATCGAAAAGCGGGATGACTTCCTGGTGGTTGATCGCAGTGGTTCTGGCAACAACTGCGACGAGCATTACTTCACCGAGGAACAGATGTTGATCCTCAATCCCCACCAATAA
- the uraD gene encoding 2-oxo-4-hydroxy-4-carboxy-5-ureidoimidazoline decarboxylase, protein MTAFKTLKPSALDRDAFVAAFADIYEHSPWVAEKAFDLGQPGELDEIEALHQRMSDILLSANHADQLALINAHPDLAGKAAVQGELTESSTNEQAGAGIHQCTAEEFARFTELNDAYKAKFQFPFIMAVKGSNRHQILASFEKRIHNDVDAEFKEALAQINLIALFRLLQL, encoded by the coding sequence ATGACCGCTTTCAAAACCCTCAAGCCATCCGCCCTGGACCGCGACGCTTTCGTCGCGGCCTTCGCCGACATCTACGAGCACTCGCCGTGGGTTGCCGAAAAAGCCTTTGACCTGGGCCAACCGGGCGAGCTGGACGAGATCGAGGCACTGCACCAGCGCATGAGCGACATCCTGCTCAGCGCCAACCACGCCGACCAACTGGCGCTGATCAACGCTCACCCGGACCTGGCCGGCAAAGCCGCCGTACAGGGCGAACTGACCGAATCGAGCACCAACGAGCAGGCCGGTGCCGGTATCCACCAGTGCACCGCCGAGGAATTCGCCCGTTTCACCGAACTGAATGACGCCTACAAGGCCAAGTTCCAGTTCCCGTTCATCATGGCGGTAAAGGGCAGCAACCGGCACCAGATCCTCGCCTCCTTTGAAAAACGCATCCACAACGACGTCGATGCCGAGTTCAAGGAAGCCCTGGCGCAAATCAACCTGATCGCCCTGTTCCGCCTGCTGCAGCTCTGA
- the puuE gene encoding allantoinase PuuE — protein sequence MSADYPRDLIGYGNNPPHPQWPGNARIALSFVLNYEEGGERNILHGDKESEAFLSEMVAAQPLQGARNMSMESLYEYGSRAGVWRLLKLFKDSGVPLTIFAVAMAAQRHPDVIRAMVEAGHEICSHGYRWIDYQNMDEAQEREHMLEAIRILTELTGERPLGWYTGRTGPNTRRLVMEEGNFLYDSDTYDDDLPYWEPNNPTGKPHLVIPYTLDTNDMRFTQVQGFNCGEQFFQYLKDAFDVLYAEGAEAPKMLSIGLHCRLVGRPARLAALKRFVDYAKSHDQVWFARRVDIARHWHATHPYKKENA from the coding sequence GTGAGCGCTGACTACCCTCGCGACCTGATCGGTTACGGCAACAACCCTCCTCACCCGCAATGGCCGGGCAACGCTCGTATTGCTTTGTCTTTTGTCCTCAACTACGAGGAAGGTGGCGAGCGCAACATCCTGCACGGTGACAAAGAGTCCGAAGCCTTCCTGTCCGAAATGGTGGCTGCCCAACCGCTGCAGGGCGCGCGCAACATGAGCATGGAGTCGCTGTACGAATACGGCAGCCGCGCCGGTGTATGGCGCCTGCTCAAGCTGTTCAAGGACAGCGGCGTACCCCTGACCATCTTCGCCGTGGCCATGGCTGCCCAGCGCCACCCGGACGTAATCCGCGCCATGGTCGAAGCCGGGCACGAAATCTGCAGCCACGGCTACCGCTGGATCGACTACCAGAACATGGACGAGGCCCAGGAGCGCGAGCACATGCTCGAAGCCATCCGCATCCTCACCGAACTGACCGGCGAGCGCCCACTGGGCTGGTACACCGGCCGCACCGGCCCCAACACCCGCCGCCTGGTGATGGAGGAAGGCAACTTCCTGTACGACAGCGACACCTATGACGACGACCTGCCCTACTGGGAGCCGAACAACCCGACCGGCAAGCCACACCTGGTGATCCCGTACACCCTGGACACCAACGACATGCGCTTCACCCAGGTACAGGGCTTCAACTGCGGCGAGCAGTTCTTCCAATACCTCAAGGACGCCTTCGACGTGCTGTATGCCGAAGGTGCCGAAGCGCCAAAAATGCTGTCGATCGGGCTGCACTGCCGCCTGGTCGGCCGCCCGGCCCGCCTGGCTGCGCTCAAGCGCTTCGTTGATTACGCAAAAAGCCATGACCAGGTGTGGTTCGCCCGTCGCGTGGATATTGCCCGCCACTGGCACGCCACCCACCCGTACAAGAAAGAGAACGCCTGA
- the uraH gene encoding hydroxyisourate hydrolase, which produces MGRLTTHVLDAAHGCPGSAIKVELYRVEGQQLELVNTALTNSDGRVDAPLLQGDDYRTGVYQLQFSAGAYYRARGVQLPDAAFLDVVVLRFGIDEQQDHYHVPLLISPYSYSTYRGS; this is translated from the coding sequence ATGGGACGTTTGACCACACACGTACTGGATGCCGCTCACGGCTGCCCAGGCAGCGCGATCAAGGTTGAGCTGTATCGCGTCGAAGGCCAGCAACTGGAGCTGGTGAACACTGCCCTGACCAACAGCGACGGCCGCGTCGATGCGCCGTTGCTGCAGGGTGACGATTACCGTACTGGCGTTTACCAGCTGCAATTCAGCGCCGGTGCCTACTACCGTGCCCGCGGCGTGCAGCTGCCGGATGCGGCGTTTCTGGATGTTGTCGTGCTGCGTTTCGGCATTGATGAGCAGCAGGACCACTACCATGTGCCGCTGCTGATCTCGCCGTACAGCTATTCGACCTATCGTGGAAGCTAG
- a CDS encoding NCS2 family permease — translation MESRKSEAPTLDLAPPLETGWLERIFKLKQHGSTVRTELIAGVTTFITMAYIIFVNPNIMADAGIDHGAAFVATCIAAALGCLLMGLYANWPVGLAPGMGLNAFFTYTVVGTMGYNWETALGAVFVSGVLFMFLTLSKVREWLLNSIPVSLRHAMGAGVGLFLGLIGLKTAGIIVDSPATLIKLGSLHEPGPLLAAVCFLLIAILSYKRVFGAILISIIGVTLAGWGLGLVKFGGVMSMPPSLAPTWMAMDVAGVFNVSMISVVLAFLFVHMFDTAGTLMGVAQRANLVAPDGRIENLSKALKADSASSVFGAVVGVPPVTSYVESAAGVAAGGRTGLTAVVVGLLFVAAMFFAPLAGMIPAYATAGALIYVAMLMMGSMAHIHWDEATDSIPAIVTVIMMPLTFSVADGIALGFISYVALKAGTGKYKEISASLWVLCAIFIAKFVFL, via the coding sequence GTGGAAAGCCGCAAATCCGAAGCACCTACGCTGGATCTCGCCCCACCGCTCGAAACGGGCTGGCTGGAGCGGATTTTCAAACTCAAGCAACACGGCAGCACCGTCCGCACCGAGCTGATCGCCGGGGTGACCACCTTCATCACCATGGCTTACATCATCTTCGTCAACCCCAACATCATGGCTGATGCCGGCATTGATCACGGCGCCGCGTTCGTGGCCACCTGCATCGCCGCCGCGCTGGGCTGCCTGCTGATGGGCCTGTACGCCAACTGGCCAGTGGGCCTGGCACCCGGCATGGGCCTGAACGCGTTCTTTACCTACACCGTGGTCGGCACCATGGGTTACAACTGGGAAACGGCGCTGGGCGCGGTGTTCGTCTCGGGTGTGCTGTTCATGTTCCTGACCTTGTCGAAAGTGCGCGAGTGGCTGCTGAACAGCATCCCGGTCAGCCTGCGCCATGCCATGGGGGCTGGCGTCGGATTGTTCCTCGGGCTGATCGGCCTGAAGACCGCGGGCATCATCGTCGACAGCCCCGCTACCCTGATCAAGCTGGGTTCGCTGCATGAGCCCGGGCCGCTGCTGGCGGCGGTGTGTTTTCTGCTGATTGCCATCCTTAGCTACAAGCGGGTGTTCGGCGCCATCCTGATCAGCATCATCGGCGTGACCTTGGCCGGTTGGGGCCTGGGCCTGGTGAAGTTCGGCGGCGTGATGTCGATGCCACCGAGCCTGGCACCCACCTGGATGGCCATGGACGTGGCGGGCGTATTCAACGTCAGCATGATCAGCGTGGTGCTGGCGTTTCTGTTCGTGCACATGTTCGACACCGCCGGCACGCTGATGGGTGTGGCGCAGCGGGCCAACCTGGTGGCACCGGACGGGCGTATCGAGAACCTGTCCAAGGCGTTGAAGGCAGACAGCGCGTCCAGCGTATTCGGTGCTGTGGTTGGCGTACCACCTGTGACCAGCTACGTGGAAAGTGCGGCCGGTGTGGCGGCGGGTGGCCGCACAGGCCTGACCGCCGTGGTGGTCGGCCTGCTGTTTGTCGCGGCGATGTTCTTTGCCCCGCTGGCGGGGATGATTCCGGCGTATGCCACTGCAGGTGCGCTGATCTACGTGGCAATGCTGATGATGGGCAGCATGGCGCACATTCACTGGGATGAAGCCACCGACAGCATTCCGGCGATCGTCACCGTGATCATGATGCCACTGACCTTCTCGGTTGCGGACGGCATTGCCCTGGGCTTTATCAGCTATGTGGCGTTGAAGGCGGGTACCGGCAAATACAAGGAGATCTCTGCCAGCTTGTGGGTGCTGTGTGCGATCTTCATTGCCAAGTTTGTGTTCCTTTAA
- a CDS encoding GntR family transcriptional regulator yields the protein MNEQLQPLKKPVRAGKAGRSGTQDDIVYAHIFEAILEQRLAPGTKLSEEALGEIFGVSRTIIRRALSRLAHESVVLLRPNRGAVVASPTVEEARQVFFSRRMVERAITELAVQHATAEQLNELRQMVREERDSFSRGDRGAGIRLSGEFHLKLAEAAGNAPLVSFQRSLVSQTSLIIAQYESGNRSHCSYDEHMQLIDAIEARDAEQAVSLMMHHMDHIDSKLNLDEESASDDLHAVFSHLLKKPKVSAKG from the coding sequence ATGAACGAACAGCTGCAACCTCTGAAGAAACCTGTGCGTGCTGGCAAGGCCGGCCGCAGTGGTACCCAGGACGATATCGTCTACGCGCACATCTTCGAGGCGATTCTCGAGCAGCGTCTGGCGCCGGGCACCAAATTGAGCGAGGAAGCGCTGGGCGAAATTTTCGGCGTCAGCCGCACCATCATCCGTCGCGCCTTGTCGCGCCTGGCCCACGAAAGCGTGGTGCTGTTGCGGCCCAACCGCGGCGCGGTAGTGGCCAGCCCGACGGTGGAAGAGGCGCGCCAGGTATTTTTCTCGCGGCGCATGGTCGAACGTGCCATCACCGAGCTGGCCGTGCAGCATGCGACCGCCGAGCAACTCAACGAGTTGCGCCAGATGGTGCGTGAAGAACGCGACAGCTTCTCCCGTGGCGACCGGGGTGCCGGTATCCGCCTGTCGGGCGAGTTCCACCTCAAGCTGGCTGAAGCGGCTGGCAACGCGCCGTTGGTGAGCTTCCAGCGCAGCCTGGTGTCGCAAACTTCGCTGATCATTGCCCAGTACGAGAGCGGCAACCGCTCGCACTGCTCGTATGACGAGCACATGCAGCTGATCGATGCCATCGAGGCGCGTGATGCCGAGCAGGCGGTGAGTCTGATGATGCACCACATGGATCACATCGACAGCAAGCTGAACCTGGACGAGGAAAGTGCCTCGGACGACCTGCATGCGGTGTTTTCGCATTTGCTGAAGAAGCCCAAGGTTTCGGCCAAGGGTTGA